The Carnobacterium divergens genome includes a window with the following:
- a CDS encoding NAD(P)-dependent oxidoreductase, producing the protein MKKIGFVGTGVMGASIVKHLLKAGYSVAVYNRTKSKTDELIAKGAQWCDTPAEVTAVSDVIFSIVGYPTDVEEIYLGKTGIFKTATSDKILIDMTTSTPSLAKKLFAEGQKAHIEVLDAPVSGGDLGAKNGTLTIMVGGNESAYRQVESIFDIFSGKVKLQGPAGSGQHTKMANQIMIAGTMTGMTELLVYAQAAGLDLESVLETVGGGSAQNWSLTNYAPRILKEDFTAGFFVKHFVKDLKIALDEAKKMTIELPGTALAEKLYEQLESQGNGNDGTQALIKLWWPEGNEPTKK; encoded by the coding sequence ATGAAAAAAATAGGATTTGTTGGGACTGGCGTAATGGGCGCTTCAATTGTAAAGCATCTATTAAAAGCTGGCTATTCTGTGGCGGTTTATAATCGAACAAAAAGCAAAACGGATGAATTAATAGCCAAAGGTGCTCAGTGGTGCGATACACCGGCAGAAGTCACGGCGGTTAGTGATGTTATTTTTTCAATTGTTGGCTATCCAACTGATGTAGAAGAAATCTACTTAGGGAAAACTGGTATTTTCAAAACAGCTACGTCGGATAAAATTTTAATCGATATGACTACTAGCACACCAAGTTTGGCTAAAAAATTATTTGCTGAAGGTCAAAAAGCTCACATTGAAGTTTTAGATGCGCCTGTTTCTGGTGGAGACTTGGGAGCTAAAAATGGAACCTTAACGATTATGGTTGGTGGAAATGAATCAGCGTATCGTCAAGTAGAATCTATTTTTGACATTTTTTCAGGAAAAGTAAAATTACAGGGACCAGCCGGCAGTGGTCAACATACTAAAATGGCCAATCAAATTATGATAGCTGGAACAATGACTGGTATGACAGAACTTTTAGTTTATGCACAAGCAGCAGGATTAGACTTAGAAAGTGTGTTAGAAACAGTTGGTGGAGGAAGCGCTCAAAATTGGTCGTTAACAAATTATGCTCCAAGAATCTTAAAGGAAGATTTTACAGCAGGATTTTTTGTAAAGCATTTTGTGAAGGATTTAAAAATTGCATTAGATGAAGCTAAAAAAATGACAATTGAGCTCCCTGGAACGGCTCTGGCTGAAAAGTTATACGAACAACTGGAGAGTCAAGGCAATGGGAATGATGGAACACAAGCTTTGATTAAATTATGGTGGCCAGAAGGAAATGAACCTACTAAAAAATAG
- the thrB gene encoding homoserine kinase, whose translation MQIRVPGTTANLGPGFDSCGLALNLYLTLTVGEVQDNWEVIHSLGEGIPMDQTNVIVTTACKLCPDLEPRKLWMTSEVPSTRGLGSSSAAIVAGIELANQLGNLMLSQQEKVTYATLMEGHPDNVAPAILGDFVVATKIEQEVYAVKHSFPATGILVCIPNGELLTSESRDVLPQTLTYSTAVTASSIANVMISAILANDLSLAGKMMEQDLFHEYYRKNLIPHLSDIRETANQFGAYGTFLSGAGPTVLTLVPLAELKKLQSKLERNYPHAMIKELEIERNGVEVIH comes from the coding sequence ATGCAAATTAGAGTTCCAGGAACAACGGCTAATTTAGGACCGGGATTTGATTCTTGTGGACTTGCATTAAACCTTTATCTAACCCTTACAGTAGGTGAAGTTCAAGATAACTGGGAAGTGATTCATTCATTAGGAGAAGGCATTCCAATGGATCAAACCAACGTCATTGTCACAACGGCCTGCAAACTCTGTCCTGACTTAGAGCCTCGAAAATTATGGATGACTTCAGAAGTTCCTTCAACTAGAGGCTTAGGAAGTAGTTCTGCGGCGATTGTCGCTGGAATTGAACTAGCCAATCAACTTGGAAACTTAATGTTAAGCCAACAAGAAAAAGTAACGTACGCTACTTTAATGGAAGGTCATCCAGACAATGTAGCACCAGCAATTCTCGGTGATTTCGTTGTAGCGACTAAGATTGAACAAGAAGTCTATGCCGTTAAACATTCCTTTCCAGCAACGGGCATTTTAGTGTGTATTCCTAATGGTGAATTGTTAACTTCGGAAAGTCGTGATGTGTTGCCTCAAACATTGACTTATTCCACAGCTGTTACTGCCAGTAGTATTGCAAATGTTATGATTTCGGCTATTTTAGCAAATGATTTGTCATTAGCTGGAAAAATGATGGAACAAGATTTATTTCATGAATATTATCGAAAGAACTTAATCCCTCATTTATCAGATATTCGAGAAACTGCGAATCAATTTGGCGCTTATGGAACTTTTTTAAGTGGGGCAGGTCCAACTGTTTTAACGCTGGTACCATTAGCTGAATTAAAGAAATTACAATCAAAACTAGAACGTAACTATCCACATGCCATGATCAAAGAGTTGGAAATTGAACGAAATGGTGTGGAAGTAATCCATTAA
- a CDS encoding pyridoxal phosphate-dependent aminotransferase — MNPLTKKFNQQTYQIEVSDIRKFDERVSQIEDMLKLTLGEPDFNTPDHVKQAGIKAIEENQSHYTGMAGDLSLRIAAANFIETKYDVHYTPSTEVLVTVGATEALSASLLAILNPGDKILVPTPIYPGYEPLITLARATPVYIDTTSNDFVLTPEMIEAAIKEHGSAVKAIILNYPSNPTGVTYNRKEVKAIASAVKAHNIFVISDEIYSELTYGDKHVSIAEYAYDQTILINGLSKSHAMTGWRIGFIFAPVELVQQLMKVHQYLVTSATTMAQKAATAALTEGIDDALPMKVEYLKRRDFLYEKMKGMGFEIARPNGAFYIFAKIPTGFIQNSMDFCVDLAEKNKLAIIPGSAFGQAGEGYVRLSYAASMEKLETAMERLENYMLTQK, encoded by the coding sequence ATGAATCCATTAACTAAAAAATTTAATCAACAAACCTATCAAATTGAAGTTTCTGATATTCGAAAATTTGATGAGCGCGTTTCTCAAATTGAAGATATGTTAAAATTAACATTGGGAGAGCCTGACTTTAATACTCCAGATCATGTCAAACAGGCTGGTATCAAAGCCATCGAAGAAAATCAATCCCATTATACTGGCATGGCAGGAGACTTAAGCCTACGTATTGCTGCTGCTAATTTTATTGAAACCAAGTACGACGTTCACTATACCCCAAGTACAGAAGTTTTAGTAACCGTTGGGGCCACTGAAGCCCTTTCTGCTAGCTTGCTGGCTATTTTAAATCCTGGAGATAAGATTCTCGTCCCAACACCAATTTATCCTGGTTATGAACCTTTAATTACATTGGCGCGCGCTACTCCAGTATATATTGATACGACTTCTAACGACTTTGTCTTAACACCAGAAATGATTGAAGCGGCAATAAAAGAACATGGCTCGGCTGTTAAAGCGATTATTTTAAACTATCCTAGCAACCCAACTGGTGTGACCTACAATCGCAAGGAAGTTAAAGCAATAGCATCCGCTGTTAAGGCTCATAATATTTTTGTCATCAGTGACGAAATCTATAGTGAATTAACTTATGGAGACAAACATGTGTCAATCGCTGAATACGCATATGACCAAACTATTTTAATTAACGGTCTCTCAAAATCCCACGCAATGACTGGTTGGCGAATTGGATTCATCTTTGCACCTGTTGAATTGGTTCAACAATTAATGAAAGTTCATCAGTATTTAGTCACTAGTGCAACAACAATGGCTCAAAAAGCTGCCACTGCTGCTTTGACAGAGGGAATTGATGATGCCCTTCCAATGAAGGTAGAATACTTAAAACGACGTGACTTCCTTTACGAAAAAATGAAGGGAATGGGATTTGAAATCGCTCGTCCAAATGGCGCCTTTTACATCTTTGCGAAAATTCCAACTGGTTTTATACAAAACAGTATGGACTTTTGCGTTGATTTAGCCGAAAAAAACAAACTGGCTATTATCCCTGGATCCGCATTTGGTCAAGCCGGTGAAGGCTATGTTCGTTTAAGTTATGCTGCAAGTATGGAAAAATTAGAAACTGCTATGGAACGTCTCGAAAATTATATGCTTACACAAAAATAA
- the thrC gene encoding threonine synthase produces the protein MYKGLLDRYQENLPVTEKTPMISLAEGNTPLIPLHNLSKELGITLYGKYEGLNPTGSFKDRGMVMAVAKAKEEGAKAIICASTGNTSAAAAAYATRAGLKAYIVIPDGKIALGKLAQAVMYGADIISIQGNFDEALKAVRKLAETEAVTLVNSVNPYRLEGQKTAAFEICEDLTKAPDVLAIPVGNAGNISAYWKGFKEWNELHQTGLPRMHGFEAEGAAAIVQGAPIENPETIATAIRIGNPASWSLAEAACDESKGAIDSVTDAEIIEAYKKVAAMDGVFIEPGSAASLAGVIKHRASGEIKAGETVVCVFTGNGLKDPDTAMNVTEIPIAKMDDLEEMRVHLREGMNRL, from the coding sequence ATGTATAAAGGACTATTAGATCGCTATCAAGAAAACTTGCCTGTTACTGAAAAAACACCGATGATTTCTTTAGCAGAAGGCAATACTCCCTTAATTCCGTTACACAATTTGTCAAAAGAATTAGGGATTACTTTGTATGGAAAATATGAAGGTTTAAATCCAACGGGTTCATTTAAAGACCGAGGCATGGTGATGGCAGTAGCTAAAGCGAAAGAAGAAGGCGCAAAAGCAATTATCTGTGCATCAACTGGAAATACAAGTGCAGCAGCAGCAGCTTACGCAACAAGAGCAGGCTTGAAAGCTTACATTGTGATTCCAGATGGGAAAATTGCACTAGGAAAATTGGCTCAAGCGGTAATGTATGGAGCGGATATTATTTCAATTCAAGGCAATTTTGATGAAGCTTTAAAGGCTGTTCGTAAATTAGCAGAGACAGAAGCTGTTACACTGGTAAATTCTGTAAATCCTTATCGTTTAGAAGGGCAAAAAACAGCGGCTTTTGAAATTTGTGAAGATTTAACAAAAGCACCTGATGTTCTGGCAATTCCAGTCGGCAATGCTGGGAATATTTCAGCATACTGGAAAGGGTTTAAAGAGTGGAATGAGTTGCATCAAACAGGATTACCTCGAATGCATGGTTTTGAAGCAGAAGGCGCAGCAGCTATCGTTCAAGGGGCTCCAATTGAAAATCCTGAAACGATTGCAACTGCGATTCGCATTGGAAATCCTGCAAGTTGGTCATTAGCAGAAGCAGCTTGCGACGAGTCAAAAGGAGCAATCGATTCTGTAACAGATGCTGAAATTATTGAAGCGTATAAAAAAGTAGCTGCGATGGACGGTGTCTTTATTGAACCAGGTTCAGCTGCATCCCTTGCAGGCGTAATCAAACATCGTGCAAGTGGAGAGATTAAAGCAGGCGAGACGGTTGTTTGTGTCTTTACTGGAAATGGATTGAAAGATCCTGATACGGCAATGAACGTCACTGAAATTCCAATTGCTAAGATGGACGACCTTGAAGAAATGCGGGTGCATTTACGTGAAGGAATGAACCGGTTATGA
- a CDS encoding homoserine dehydrogenase, translating into MNKQIQVGMLGFGTVGSGVIRILKDHNAKIRQVTGEEISVKKVLVRDIEKNRGEISEGIQLTTNEDEVLADPEINVILEVMGSIDSAKMYITKALKAGKHVVTANKDLIALHGNELVALAKENQCDLYYEASVAGGIPILRTIVDSLASDNIQQVMGIVNGTTNFMLTKMTNEHQSYEEALKEAQELGFAESDPTNDVDGIDAARKMVILTRLAFGMNVELDQIETKGIRNLKSVDIETARKLGYRIKLIGTAEENNGGVSVSVGPILVPEAHPLASVQNENNAVFVVGSAVGETMFYGPGAGELPTATSVVSDLITVAKNIRLGTTGNVFSSYQHETKLMTDEEILSKYYLSIEMNDRTGLFLELTKIFAASDVGFDKIIQEPIEGGMAKVVIITHLMNRKQEKEILAKLKKADDMNLLIHLKVMEG; encoded by the coding sequence ATGAACAAGCAAATTCAAGTTGGAATGTTAGGGTTTGGAACAGTTGGAAGTGGTGTTATTCGAATTTTAAAAGACCATAATGCTAAAATTCGTCAAGTAACAGGCGAAGAAATTTCTGTAAAAAAAGTTTTAGTACGAGATATTGAAAAGAATCGTGGAGAAATATCTGAGGGGATCCAACTGACGACGAACGAAGATGAAGTTTTAGCTGATCCTGAAATTAATGTTATCTTAGAAGTGATGGGCAGTATTGACAGTGCAAAGATGTATATTACTAAGGCTTTAAAGGCAGGTAAACATGTTGTAACAGCCAATAAAGACCTGATTGCTTTACATGGAAATGAATTAGTTGCTTTAGCAAAAGAAAATCAGTGTGATTTGTACTATGAAGCCAGTGTAGCTGGAGGAATTCCGATTCTTAGAACTATTGTGGATAGTTTAGCGTCAGATAATATTCAACAAGTGATGGGGATTGTGAACGGTACGACTAATTTTATGTTAACAAAAATGACAAATGAGCATCAATCTTACGAAGAAGCTCTAAAAGAAGCTCAAGAATTAGGTTTTGCTGAAAGCGACCCCACAAATGATGTGGATGGCATAGATGCAGCAAGAAAAATGGTCATCTTAACAAGACTTGCATTTGGAATGAATGTGGAACTAGACCAGATTGAAACGAAAGGCATTCGCAATTTAAAGTCGGTAGATATTGAAACAGCTCGAAAATTGGGATACCGCATTAAATTAATTGGTACTGCAGAAGAAAATAATGGTGGGGTATCTGTTAGCGTTGGCCCAATATTAGTGCCAGAAGCTCATCCCTTAGCAAGTGTTCAAAATGAAAATAACGCTGTTTTTGTAGTTGGATCGGCCGTTGGGGAAACTATGTTTTATGGACCTGGTGCAGGTGAATTGCCAACTGCAACGAGTGTGGTAAGCGATTTAATTACAGTTGCCAAAAACATTCGATTAGGGACTACAGGAAATGTTTTTAGTTCATATCAACATGAAACAAAATTAATGACTGACGAAGAAATTTTATCTAAATATTATTTGTCGATTGAAATGAACGATCGCACAGGCTTATTTTTAGAGTTAACGAAAATCTTTGCAGCATCTGATGTAGGATTTGATAAAATTATCCAAGAGCCCATTGAAGGCGGGATGGCAAAAGTAGTAATCATCACGCATTTAATGAACCGTAAACAAGAAAAAGAAATTTTAGCTAAATTAAAAAAAGCCGACGATATGAATTTATTGATTCATCTCAAAGTGATGGAGGGATAA
- a CDS encoding glycosyltransferase family 4 protein, with protein MIKITMFSSADKVKGQGVGSAYLELMQLLKTRATDRLEIKVNSFKPTSISHYHTIDPHYFITTFFRKRFGRRIGYVHFVPDTLKGSLHLPKFIEKILYWYVVVFYRRMDHLVVVNPSFIPELEKLGIAKENITYIPNFVAKKDFYPYSTEKIKQLKKTHELETDKFIVFGAGQVQERKGVFDFAKLAEEMPDVQFIWAGGFSFGKMTDGYEKYKKLMDQPPSNLKFVGIIDRKEMLDYYNLADVFLLPSYNELFPMCILEAFSSETPVLLRDLPLYRPVIDGYYQAAKDRDEMKGILRELQQNPKAYETLKNAAIQGNLAYSEERLTKVWCDFYQQQEGDSLWKEEINGR; from the coding sequence ATGATAAAAATTACAATGTTTTCTTCTGCCGATAAAGTTAAAGGGCAAGGGGTTGGAAGTGCATATTTAGAATTAATGCAATTATTAAAAACACGAGCGACTGACCGCTTAGAAATTAAAGTCAATAGTTTTAAACCTACATCAATTAGCCATTATCATACAATTGATCCCCATTATTTTATAACAACTTTTTTTAGAAAACGTTTTGGTCGAAGAATTGGCTATGTGCACTTTGTACCAGATACCTTAAAAGGAAGTTTACATTTACCTAAATTTATCGAAAAAATATTGTATTGGTATGTCGTTGTTTTTTACCGTCGAATGGATCATTTAGTCGTCGTCAATCCAAGCTTTATTCCAGAATTAGAAAAATTGGGGATTGCTAAAGAAAACATTACGTACATTCCTAATTTTGTTGCAAAAAAAGATTTTTACCCGTATTCCACAGAAAAAATAAAACAGTTAAAGAAAACACATGAATTAGAGACAGATAAATTTATTGTGTTTGGGGCCGGACAAGTGCAAGAACGTAAAGGTGTTTTTGATTTTGCAAAATTAGCAGAAGAAATGCCTGACGTTCAATTCATTTGGGCTGGAGGGTTCTCTTTTGGTAAAATGACAGATGGGTATGAGAAATACAAAAAGCTGATGGATCAACCTCCAAGCAATTTAAAATTTGTGGGTATTATTGATCGAAAGGAAATGTTAGACTATTACAATTTAGCGGATGTTTTTTTGTTGCCTTCTTATAATGAGTTATTTCCAATGTGTATTTTAGAAGCTTTTTCTTCTGAAACGCCTGTATTATTAAGAGATTTACCACTGTACCGTCCAGTAATTGATGGGTATTATCAAGCAGCTAAGGATCGCGATGAAATGAAGGGAATTCTTCGTGAGTTGCAACAGAATCCTAAGGCGTATGAGACGTTAAAAAATGCTGCAATCCAAGGGAATCTTGCTTATTCTGAAGAACGACTAACAAAAGTTTGGTGTGATTTCTATCAACAACAAGAAGGAGACTCTTTATGGAAAGAAGAAATAAATGGGCGCTAG
- a CDS encoding glycosyltransferase family 4 protein gives MNIGIFTDTYFPQVSGVATSIRTLKEELEKLGHQVTIFTTTDPSAPEDEENIIRLSSIPFFSFKDRRIAIRGAYLALRKAKALELDIIHTHTEFSLGLTGKYIAHSLDIPHVHTYHTMYEDYLHYIANGKVVRPTHVKVVSRYFCNRTVGVIAPSKRVLDQLRHYGVLRNIEIIPTGVNLEKFNPTHSINIRQELGLEEDETVILSLSRLSKEKNTEAIIKAMPAVLSEKPEVKLVIVGDGPYRETLEELATKLNIDKSILFLGEKQSDEVGAYYQMANLFVSASESESQGLTYIEAIASGTEIVVKDNEYTRSLVRSGQFGLVFQKDEELAKAIIDTLNKTFATEQAERDQLLYDISATAFGKRVADFYSESDELYQYEKKDQIKLAK, from the coding sequence ATGAATATTGGAATCTTTACGGATACGTATTTTCCACAAGTTAGTGGAGTCGCAACATCAATTAGAACGTTAAAAGAAGAATTAGAAAAATTAGGCCATCAGGTCACTATTTTCACCACAACAGACCCTAGTGCGCCAGAGGATGAAGAAAATATTATTCGTCTTTCAAGCATTCCATTCTTTTCATTTAAAGATCGACGAATCGCGATCAGGGGCGCATATTTAGCGCTAAGGAAAGCAAAAGCATTAGAATTAGATATTATTCATACTCATACCGAGTTTAGTTTGGGGTTGACGGGGAAATATATTGCCCATAGCCTAGACATTCCTCATGTTCACACATACCATACTATGTATGAGGATTACTTACATTATATTGCAAATGGAAAAGTGGTACGACCTACACATGTGAAAGTGGTGTCGCGTTATTTTTGCAATCGAACAGTCGGCGTAATCGCGCCAAGTAAACGGGTGTTAGATCAGTTACGCCATTATGGAGTCTTACGAAATATCGAAATTATTCCAACAGGAGTTAATTTAGAAAAATTCAATCCGACGCATTCGATAAATATCCGTCAAGAATTGGGATTAGAAGAGGATGAAACAGTTATCTTATCTTTGAGTCGTCTTTCAAAAGAAAAAAATACAGAGGCTATTATCAAGGCTATGCCCGCAGTTCTATCTGAAAAACCAGAGGTGAAATTAGTAATTGTTGGAGATGGACCTTACCGTGAAACATTAGAAGAACTTGCAACTAAATTAAATATTGATAAATCCATTCTATTTTTAGGAGAGAAGCAAAGTGATGAAGTTGGGGCGTATTACCAAATGGCTAATTTATTTGTAAGTGCGTCAGAATCAGAGTCGCAAGGTCTAACCTATATTGAAGCAATCGCTTCAGGAACTGAAATTGTCGTTAAAGACAATGAATATACGAGAAGTTTGGTTCGGTCTGGTCAGTTCGGACTTGTTTTTCAAAAGGATGAAGAGTTGGCCAAAGCCATCATTGACACATTGAATAAGACCTTTGCTACAGAGCAAGCTGAACGGGACCAATTGCTGTACGATATTTCGGCTACAGCATTTGGCAAGCGAGTAGCTGATTTCTATAGTGAATCAGATGAATTGTATCAGTATGAAAAAAAAGATCAAATTAAATTAGCCAAATAA
- a CDS encoding lysylphosphatidylglycerol synthase transmembrane domain-containing protein translates to MERRNKWALAIILLIGASVFFWEFRALTLHEIMIEFRQIQWSWIVVAIACMLFQWGVEAKIVQGLLERENFSYSFKKSYRIPLIQHLFNSITPFASGGQPAQLVALKQTGVDIGVGSSVLLMKFVVYQGMIVVYFGVCVLLRYHVLVTEISRLAVFVILGLVTHVVVIAVLLLITYKVALTKKLIHWLMKVVAIFMNKEKAYILEEDIVLKVDSFYQESLYIRGQTRLLLKTALLTAVQLAGYFIVPYFILLSLGIKDMDVITIICMHAFIVMIVSLFPIPGGSGGAEYSFTLLFGSFILSGEKLAIALLLWRLITYYLGILLGTIALGVTGDSKKVKE, encoded by the coding sequence ATGGAAAGAAGAAATAAATGGGCGCTAGCCATCATTCTCCTAATTGGAGCGAGTGTTTTTTTCTGGGAATTTAGAGCTTTAACGCTACATGAAATAATGATTGAATTTCGACAAATTCAATGGAGTTGGATAGTTGTTGCGATTGCGTGTATGCTGTTTCAATGGGGCGTCGAGGCGAAAATTGTTCAAGGGTTACTAGAACGAGAAAATTTTAGTTATTCTTTTAAGAAATCGTATCGAATTCCATTGATTCAACATTTATTCAATTCAATCACCCCCTTTGCCAGTGGTGGTCAGCCGGCTCAATTAGTTGCATTAAAGCAAACTGGAGTCGATATTGGGGTAGGTAGTTCGGTTCTGTTAATGAAGTTTGTCGTGTATCAGGGAATGATTGTGGTTTACTTTGGTGTATGTGTATTGTTGCGCTATCATGTGTTGGTTACAGAAATTTCTAGATTAGCCGTTTTTGTTATTTTAGGATTAGTCACGCATGTCGTTGTGATTGCAGTGTTGCTTTTAATTACCTACAAAGTTGCTTTAACAAAAAAACTTATTCATTGGCTGATGAAGGTTGTTGCCATTTTTATGAATAAAGAAAAAGCCTATATATTAGAAGAAGACATTGTCTTAAAAGTAGATTCTTTTTATCAAGAAAGTCTTTATATTAGAGGGCAAACACGCTTGTTGTTAAAAACAGCTTTATTAACCGCTGTCCAATTAGCGGGTTACTTTATTGTTCCGTATTTTATTTTATTAAGTTTAGGAATCAAAGACATGGATGTTATTACGATTATTTGTATGCACGCCTTTATCGTGATGATTGTATCGCTCTTTCCGATTCCAGGTGGGTCTGGAGGAGCAGAGTACAGCTTTACACTTCTATTTGGTAGCTTTATCTTATCAGGAGAAAAATTAGCAATAGCATTACTGCTTTGGAGATTAATCACGTACTATTTAGGAATTTTATTAGGAACCATTGCATTAGGTGTTACGGGCGACTCTAAAAAAGTAAAAGAATAG
- a CDS encoding YkuJ family protein: protein MKSSQLVAIIRRLEAMQESTDSEVQVRRFEKEGHERCLVSYDSKAGTYEMEDVGDHSVYQFDDIDLIAIEIYELLQD, encoded by the coding sequence ATGAAATCTTCACAGTTAGTGGCGATTATTCGTCGATTAGAAGCAATGCAAGAAAGTACGGATAGTGAAGTTCAAGTTCGTCGATTTGAAAAAGAAGGTCACGAGCGCTGTCTAGTAAGTTATGATTCAAAAGCTGGCACATATGAAATGGAAGACGTTGGCGATCATTCTGTTTATCAGTTTGATGATATTGACTTAATTGCAATTGAAATTTATGAATTACTCCAAGACTAA